The genomic interval AGGACCACGTCCATCTCCGCGAGGACCTCGCGGTAGATGAGCGGGTGGTTGAGCTTCTCCTCGCCGTTGCCCAGCTCGTCCCAGTAGGTCTCGAAGAGCGAGAACCCGATCTCCGAGGAGGCGTTCTCGTAGTCCGTGAACCCCTGGAGCCAGCTGCCGTCGATCAGCGTCAGCGGTGCCAGCTGGACCGTCGAGTCGACCAGCTCGGCCCGGCTCGCCACCGGGATCTCGGCGCCGTCCTCGAACTCCTGGCCGTGCCGGTCGTGCTGCTCCGCCAGCCAGGGCCGCAGCCCGGCCCGGTGCCAGCGGACGGGCAGCTGGAGCTCGGCCTTGTCGAGGCCGTGCCGGGACCGGGCGAGCCAGTCCTGGACGTAGCCGACGGCCCAGCGGCGCAGCGCCGGGGTGTCCGTACGGCGCTGGAGCATCCAGTACGCCTCGCGCAGGTCGGCCGGGGCGCGGCCCTCGGCCGGCCGGACGGCCAGCGACGGGAAGTCCGGCGCGGCTGCGGTGGCCGCGGCCTCCGCCGCGGCGGGCCCGGCGGTCTCCCGCTCCTCCCCCTTGGCGGGAAGCGAGTCGATCCACCGGCGGATCACGGTGAGGTCCTCGGGCGAGAACACCCGGAACATCGGACCGCGCTCCGAGACCAGGCCGTTGACCAGCGGACTGGCCTTGGACCGGCCGGGCTTGACCAGGCGGCTGCGCGACAGCACGTCGAGCAGCGGACCCGGGTCGGTGCGGGCCTGCTTGAGCCAGTCGGACAGCGACCGGCCCTCGACCTGGAAGTCGTGGTGGTAGACGGAGCCCTCGCGGGCGCGCAGCCGCATCAGCTCGGCCATGTCGTAGGCCGGGTCGCGAGCGGCGTCCAGCTGGGCGTACAGGCCGGCGCTCCAGGTGCGCAGGGCGGCCAGGGCCCAGGTGAAGCCCGTGACGACCCGGTCGGCCTCGGCGGCCGGCAGGGCGTCGACGGCGGCGCGGGCCCGCTCCAGGTCGGCCGGGCCGCCCTCCTCCCGGGCGCCGCCCGGGTCGAGCAGCGACCAGTCCGCGCCGCCCGGCAGGGCCTCCCGGACCAGGGCGAGCGCGGGCGGCAGCCCGGCGTGCCGCAGGCACAGGTCGGCACCGAGGATCTCGGCGCGGAAGTCGTCCGGCCGCCGGCTCATGGCCAGCAGCAGGGCGGGCAGGTGGAACGCGTCGTCGCCGATGCGCTGGTCCAGCGCGAGCCGGGACGCGGGCACGGCGTTCTCCGACAGCAGCAGCTGCCGCAGCAGCGCCAGGAAGGCACTGCCCCGGGAGGCGCGCGGGTGGCCCGCGCCGACGTCCGAGGCGTAGACGGTGAGGATCCGCAGGGCGGCGGAGTCGTCGGCGTTGCCCGGCGCGCTCAGCCACTGGAGCCACGCCCCGGAGAGCAGGGCGAGCGGGGCGCAGCCGAGCGTCGCCCGGCGCACCAGGGTGTCGCGGGTGCCGTCGGCGGTCACGCCGTCGAGCAGCGCGCGGAAGCGGGTCCGCTCCGCGTCCGCCCAGGCCGCGGCCCGCTCGGTGAGTCCGGTCAGGTCCGGCTGCCCGGCCCGCTCGGCGGTGGTGTCCGGGCCGGTGGGCCCGGGGGTGGTGGCCGGGCCGTCGGCCCCGGCGGGGATCCGGCGCAGTTCGGCACGGATCTCCTCCGGGAACCGCCCGCCGGGCAGCGAGCACTCGGGGTCCGCGGCCCGTACGTACAGGGTCCGGGACGCGGACCCGGCGTCCTGCCGCCGGGGCGGGCTCGGGGCAGGGGACGCCGCCTTGTGGGTCAGCAACCTCTTCCCTCCTTGGCTTGGTTCGCCTGGCGCTGCGGGGGCGCTAGAACATCGGATAGATGGACGCGTCGTTCTTCTTCTTCGGCTTGCGGCCGAGCAGCTTGTCCAGGATCTTTCGCAGGATGGACACGGCGGGCACGCCCTCTCGTGGGGAGATCGGTGACGGTCAGGACAGACCGAGGGTCTCGGCCATGACGCGGGTGACGATCTCGTGACCCTCGTCGGTGTAGTGGGCACGGTCGACGAAGAGCCAGTCGGCCGGCTTGATCGCGTCGGCGACCGCGGGGTTGAGGTCGAAGAAGCGCGCGCCGGCCTTCTCCGTGACGACCCGGAGGGCCTCGGCGTAGGTACGGCCGGCCTCGATCGAGGCGATGATGCCGTAGTTCTCCTCGAACGAGCCGTTGGAGGAGAGGGAGTTGAGCTCCTCGAAGAGCAGCTTCTCCTGGGGGGCGTGCTCCTCGCGCAGCCACGGCGCCATCGGCTGGAGCGCGTAGGTGATCTTCACATCGGGGCCGACGAGCTTGCGCAGCGACTCCAGGTGGCGGCCCGTCAGGCCGGCGGCGGTGTCGATCAGCTCGGGCAGGGTGCGCTTGCGCTCGGCGGGCCGGCGGGGCGCGGGGGCGGCGGGCTTGCGGTCGGCCAGCAGACCGGTCAGGCCGCGGGCGGGCGCCTTGGCGGGCTTACGGGCCTTGGCCCGCAGCTCGTCCATCGCCTCGAAGTACTCACCGCTGAAGAAGAAGGCGCCGTCCTCGCCGCGCTGCCACTCGGGGAGCAGCGAGAGGGCCAGGTTGTTGAGCCCGGAGAGGATGACGATCTCCTCGACCTCGGGCAGCAGGTGCTGGTGGAAGAGGAAGAGCATCAGCTCCTGGGCCGAGTTGTGGCTGCGGCCGCCGAAGTTGAGCCAGGGCGCGGAGGGAGCGTACGTGCTCCACAGCCGGGAGGAGATGGTGGCGCCGTCGTTGGTGGCGCCGATGCCGAGCGCCGTGGAGCTGCCCATCAGCAGCTTCACCGGGCCCTTGGGCAGCTCGCCCGCCGCGGACGCGGTCTGCCCGCCGGGGCCGCGGGAGAGCCGGAAGCCGAGCCGGTCCGTGTTGATGACGGGCGACCGGTAGGAGGCCCGGTGGAAGTACATCAGGTAGGGCAGGTAACGCACCTCACCGCGGTCGTCGAAGTCGTCGTACTGAAGGAGTTGCGGGGTGAGGGTCTCTCGGTACAGCTTCACGAACAATCTCTCCCTGTGTGGGGGCGGCCGCGTCCCTGCGGGGACGGGCCGGGTCAGCCCTGGAACAGACGGCCTCGGTGGATCTTGTGCTGCGCTGCCTGGGCCAGCGGGCGCACCACCAGCTGGTCGACGTTGACGTGCTGCGGCAGCCCGACCGCGAGCGCGACGCACTCGGCGACGTCCTCGGCGGTCAGCGGGCGGTCGACGTCGGCGTAGACGGAGGCCGCCTTCGTGGCGTCGCCCTCGAAGCGGTTGACGGCGAACTCGTCGGTCTTGACCATGCCGGGCGCGATCTCGATGACGCGTACGGGCTCCCCGGACAGCTCCAGCCGGAGGGTCTCGGTGAGCGCGTGCTCGGCGTGCTTGGCGGCGCTGTAGCCGGCGCCGCCCTCGTAGTTGACGAACGCGGCGGTCGAGGTGATGGTGACGATCGTGCCCCCGCCACCCGCCCGCAGCAGCGGCAGCAGCGTCTGGGTCACCTTCAGGGTGCCGAGGACGTTCACGTCGAACATCCACTGCCAGTGGTCGGGGTCCGCGCCCGCGACGTGGTCGGCGCCGAGGGCGCCACCCGCGTTGTTGACCAGCACGTCGCAGCTGTCGAGGGTCGCCAGGGCGGCCTTGACGGCCGCCGCGTCGGTGATGTCCACCGTGAGCGCCCGGCCGCCGATCTCCTCGGCGAGCTCGGTCAGCCGCTCCTCGCGGCGGGCCAGGACGACGACCTCGTAGCCGCTCGCGGCCAGTCGCCGGGCGGTGGCCGCGCCGATACCGCTACTCGCACCGGTCACCACGGCCGTTCGGGCCATGCGGACCACCTCCTGAATTATTGCGGGATTATGAACGGGGCATGGCTAGCCCCAGGCGGAATCCGGGTAATCGTCGCGGAACGTGGTCGACGCGACCTCGGAAAGAACATCGAAGAATCCAGAAAATGCGTTGCGTTTCATGGCCCCCGCCCTCTTCGCATTCCGGCGCATTTAACTTCCCAGCGCCGAACGCGACGATAGCCAGAAAAGTTCATGATTCAGCAGGGCGGAATGGCATCATGATCGCGTAGTGCGGGAACACGAAGGGGGAGCAAATGTGCCCAAAACCCGAAGACGAGGGACGAACCGACCATGTAGAGGTGTGCGGTCCGGGCATGGAGGCCTACCGGCTGGCCCTCACCGAGGGGACCGTTTCGGCCCCGGTGCCCCGCTGCTTACTCCAACTCGGCCTGCTGCGGTCGCTGCCGGACGCCCCGTCGACCTATGTACCCGTCCCGCCCGACGTCGCACTCTTCGACATGGCCCGCCCCATCGAGCGCGCCATCCTCAACCAGCAGCACATGCTGGCCTCCATGCGGGTCTCCGTGTCCCGGCTGGAGACCGTCTACCAGGAGGTGCAGCAGCAGTCCGCCCCCGTCCGGCTCCTCCTGGGCGAGAGCGCGATCAGCGCTGCCCTGGAGAAGGCGGTCGGCTCCTGCCGGCGTGAACTGCTGACCGCCCAGCCGGGCGGCGGGCGGGACCCCGAGCTGCTCGCCGAGGCCATCGACCGCGACCTCGCGCTGAGCGCCCGCGGCGTCCGCCAGCGCACCCTGTACCAGCACACCGTACGGTCCCACGGGCCCACGCTGGCCTATATCGAGCGAATAACCGCCGCCGGCGCCCAGGTCCGCACCGTCGACGAGATCATCGACCGGCTGATCGTCTGCGACCGGTCGATCGCCTTCATCCCCGGTGTGCAGCAGCGCCGCACCGCCGCGCTCGTCATCCAGGACCCGGGAGTCATCCAGTACCTGCTCAAGTACTTCGAGTACCTGTGGGAGGCGGCCAAGCCGGTGCGCGGCAAGGGCCTCGCCGCCGGCGGGGGCGCGGAGGCGCTCACCCACGAGACCCGCCGCGCGGTCCTGGAGCTGATGGTGCGCGGGCACACCGACGAGGCCATCGCGGCCCGGCTGGGCATCAGCGCGCGCACGGTGTCCACGCATGTGAAGAAGGCCGCCGACCTGCTGGGCAGCCGCAGCCGGGCGCAGCTCGGCTACCTCATCGCCCGCACCGGGCTGCTGGACGACCCGGAGGCGATGGAGGCGCTGGGCCCGGCCGTACAGGCGCCGCGGAAGGGGCCCGACCGGCCCGCGGCGGAGTGACCCGGCCGGGCCGCCCCGGGGCTCAGCCGGCGTCGAGCGTGCCGGTGCGGGTGCGCTTCAGCTCGAAGAAGTCGGGGTATCCGGCCAGCAGCCGGACGCCGTCGAAGACCCGGGCGGCCTCCTCGCCCCGGGGTATCGAGCTGAGGACGGGGCCGAAGAAGGCGACGCCGTCGAGGTGCAGGGTGGGCGTGCCGACGTACGCGCCGGCGGCGGGGTCCTTGCCCTCGTCGTGGCGGAGCCGCAGCGGCTCGTCCCACGCGGTGTCGTGCGCGGCGGCGGCGAGCTCCGCGGGCAGGCCGAGCTCGGCGAGCCCCTCCGCGACGACCGCGTCGAAGTCCTCGTTCTTCTCCCGGTGGATCCGGGTGCCGAAGGCGGTGTAGAGGTCGCGCAGCCGCTCCTCGCCGTGCCGCTCGGCCACGGCCACCGCGACGCGCGCCGGGCCGAGGGAGTTGTCGACCAGCTCCCGGTACCACGCGGGGAGCTCGTTGCCGGCGTTGTGCAGGTAGAGGCTCATCGGATGGAATCTGACGTCGATGTCGCGCAGCTTCTCGACCTCCAGGATCCAGCGGGAGGCGATCCAGGCGAACGGGCAGGCGGCGTCGTAGTAGAAGTCGACGGTGGACTTCTCCGTGGCGGTGCGCCCGGCGGGGGCGTTCTCGGCGAGGGTCTGCTGGTCGTTGGTCACGCGGCGACCCTAAGCCGCGGGTGGACCCGGCCGGGGGGCCAGTCGGCCGGGAATTCCTTGGGCCAATTCCCGCAACGGCGTTACGGGACCGCGGGATCGGCCCGTGGCGCCCCCGACACCCCGCGCGCGCAACGGACTTGACAGACGGCGCGCGAAATCCGGGACGGCCGGCGACGCACCTGCTAAACGCTGCCAGGATCGCCCCCGTGATCATGCGCGCCGCTTACATAGAAGAGCTCGGGCCGCCGGACGTCATCCAGTACGGCGAGCTGCCCGCCCCCGAGGCCGGGCCCACCGATGTGACCGTCGACGTCACCGTCGCCACCGTCAACCACGTGGACACCTTTGTGCGTTCGGGTGCCTGGCGGACCCCGGTCACGTTCCCGTTCACCGTCGGCCGCGACCTGGTCGGCACGGTCGCCGAGGCCGGTCCGGGGGCGCCGGACTTCCGCCCCGGCGACGTCGTGTGGTCCACCAGCATGGGCCACGGCGGCCGGCAGGGCGCGGCCGCCGAGCGGGTCGTGGTCCCGGCCGACCGGCTCTACCACCTGCCCGGCGGGGTGGCGCCGGCCGACGCGGTCGCCGTGGCCCACCCGGCCTCGACCGCCTACCTCGCGCTGTTCACGCACGGCCGGCTGCGGGCCGGCGAGACCGTGGTCGTCGCGGGCGGCGCCGGGAACGTCGGCACCGCGCTGATCGTCATGGCCGCCCGGGCGGGCGCCCGCGTCGTCGCCACGGCGAGCGCGAAGGACGCGGAGTACTGCCGCTCCCTGGGCGCGACGGAGATCATCGACTACCGCGACCCGGCCGAGGCCGCGCTGCTGCGGGCGGCCTGCCCGCGCGGCGCCGACCTTTACGTCGACACCTCGGCCCGCAACGACCTGCCCGCCGCCGTGGACCTGCTCGCCAAGCGGGGCAGGATCGTCCTGCTCGCCGGGCTGCGCACCCGGCCCGTCCTGCCCGTCGGCCCGCTCTACCTCAAGGACTGCTCGGTCGTCGGCTTCGCCATCTCGCAGGCGACCACCGGGGAGCTCGCCGAGGCGGCGGAGGCCGTCGGCCGGCTGCTCGCCGAGGGCCTGCTGCGGCCCCGGGCCGTGGACGTCCTGCCGCTCGCCGACGCCGCCGAGGCGCACCGCCGGGTCGAGGCGGGCGAGGCGAACGGCCGCCGCGTCGTCCTGCGCACGGCGCCGGCCGGCCGCCCCGCGGAGCCGCGCGACTGAATTCCCCGGCCGCTCCGGCGAAATCGCCGGGACTTCTTGCAGGCCCACCGGAAAACCGAATGCAAAAGACTGCCGACAGCACGCCGGAGCGCTGCCGGCACTCTTTGCTGAGCACCCTCCGGATAAACCCGGTGCGCCGACTTGACAACACTCACCTTTTTCCTTGACCGGGCCGCCGGGGCCTCGGCATCGTCTTCCCCATGAGCGAATCCATCATCGATTCCAGCCCGCTTTTCGAGTGCCGGACGGAGATCCGGGTGGCGGCCGATCCGTTCGAAATCTATTCGGTGGTCAGCGACCTCGGGCGCAGCGCCGAATGGAGCCCGGAATGCATGGGCGGCGAATGGACCTCCGGCACGCCGTCCACCGTGGGCGCGGTCTTCCGGGGCGAGAACCTGCGCAGCACCGAGGTCGTGGCCTGGGCCCCGCTCATCCGCGGCACCTGGTACACCGAGGCGAAGGTGGTGGCGGCGGACCCCGGCAGCACCTTCCGCTGGGTGATGCTCACCCACGCCCAGGAGGACCAGGACAGCGTCTGGGGCTTCGACATCGAGCCCGCCGAGGACGGCGCCGTACTCGTCCACCACTTCCGGATGGGCCGGGCCACCGAGGGAATTCACCACATCGTCGCCGATCTGGACGAGGCCGGCCGCAGGCGCTTCGTCGAGGAGTGGGGCGCCAAGCTGGAGCAGGACATGGAGGTCACGCTCCGGCGCGTCAAGGACGTCATCGAGAAGAACTGACCCGAGCGCGCCTACCGGGCGCGCGGCCGGTTTTTCATGGCAGCTACGAGCGAGATAGCGGGGACATGTTTCTGCAACGCATCGGTAATAAGGGAATTCGGCTGGGCACGCTCTTCGACCGGGCCGCCGCGAAGCACCCGGCGAACCTGATCCTCCTGGACCACACCCTCGACATCGCCCCGCGGCTCGGCCGCCGCGCCACGCTGACGGAGGTCGCGGACCTGATCGACGACTACGCCGCACGGCTCTGGGCCGCCCGGGTCCGCACCGGCGAGCACGTCGTCGTACACAAGACGGACGGCTTCGACATCACCCTGCTGGCCTGCGCGGTCGCGCGGATCGGCGCCGTTCCCGTGCTGCTGTCGTCGAAGCTCGACGGCGGCACCGTCGCGGAGCTGCTGCGCCGGGTGAACCGCCCGCACCTGGTCACCGACCAGGCGAAGCTGGAGAAGGACCTGCCCGAGGCGGTCTTCGGGCTGTCGGAGCAGGTGCTGCTCACGACCGGGACCCACGAGGGCGCGACCGGGCTGGACACGCTGGCGGGCGCCCCCCGGGTCGCCCCGGTGCCCATGCCGCCGGAGCACCCGACGCTGATCACGCACACGTCCGGGACGACCGGCACCCCGAAGCTGGCCGTGCACACCGGCGCCACCTTCCAGGCGCGCTACCGCCCGCAGGCCTCCGTGGTCTCGCTGGTCAGCAAGCGCGAACCGATCGCCGTGCACGTGTCGTTCGTGCACTCGCGGATGTTCACGGCCATGCCGATCGCCGTCCTCCAGGGCCACCCGCTGATCGTGCTGGCCGACGACGACCCGGTCTCCGTGGGCGAGATCTTCACCCAGGCGCCGCCCGGGTTCATCGAGGCGCACCCCAACTCGTTCATGCGCTGGGAGGAGCTCGTCGACGACCCGCGCGCGCCGCTGGCCAACGTCAAGTACTTCAGCAGCACCTTCGACGCGATCCACCCCCGGACCGTGCACCGGCTGCTGAGCGCCTCGCGCCGCGGCCACCCGCTGTTCGCCCAGGCCTACGGGCAGAGCGAGGTCGGCCCGATCGCCGCCCGCACGTACACCCGGGACCGCGGCGCCGAGGCCGACGGCCGCTGCGTGGGCATGCCCTTCCCCGGCATGACGGGCGTCCGCGTCCTCAGCCGCGACGGCAACCCGCCCTCCCGCACCTCGCCCGGCAACATCGAGGTCCGCAGCGACGGCCGGATCATCACCTATCTGGGCGAGCACGCCCGGTGGGAGAAGCAGGCCGACGGCGAGTGGTGGGCCATGGGCGACGTCGGCTACCGCACCAAGCAGGGCTGTCTGCACCTGCTCGACCGCGAGGTCGACGTGATCCCCGGCATCGAGAGCACCCTGGCCGTCGAGGACACCCTCTTCGCCCGCCTGCCGGAGCTCGTCGAGGCCATCATCGTGCCGGGCGAGGACGGCCGGGCCGTGCCGGTGGTGTGCACCAAGGACGACAAGCCGCTGGACCCGCCGGCCTGGCAGCGGGCCGTCGAGGGCCTCGCCCCGATGGCCGACCCCGTGCAGTGGCGGCTGGAAGACCTGCCGCACACCGCCACCACCAAGATCAAGCGCCTTGAACTCGCCCGCCTGCTGAAGACGAGGGACGGCTCCCCGGCATGAGTGGCAACCACATGGAGATCTGCGTCGTCGGCGTCGGCCCGCGCGGCCTGTCGGTCCTGGAGCGGCTGTGCGCCAACGAGCGCGCCACGCCCACGCACACGGCCGTCACCGTGCACGTCGTCGACCCGTCGGCACCCGGCGCGGGCACCGTCTGGCGCAGCGACCAGTCGCGCGAGCTGCTGATGAACACGGTGTCGTCGCAGATCACGGTCTACACGGACGACAGCGCCCGGATCGAGGGGCCCGTCGAGCCGGGCCCGAGCCTGTACGAGTGGGCGCGCGGCCTGGCCGCCCTCGCCGACGCGGGCCGGGCCCCGGACCACGACGAGGAGACCCTCGCCGAGGCCCGCCGGCTGGGCCCGGACACCTACCCGACCCGGGCGTTCTACGGCCGCTACCTCCACGACAGCTTCCTCCAGGTCGTGGCCCGCGCCCCCGGGCACGTCACGGTGCGCGTGCACCGCTCGCGCGCGGTCGCCATGGCCGACACCGAGGGGGTGCCCGGCGGCCCCCAGGGCATCCGGCTGGAGGACGGCACCCGGCTGAACCAGCTGGACGCGATCGTGATGGCCCTCGGCCACGTGCCGGCCCACCTCTCGCCGCGCGAGGCCCGGACGTCGAGCCTGGCCCGCATCCACCACCTGAACTACGTCACGCCCGCCAACCCCGCCGACCTGGACCTGAGCGGCGTGCGGGGCGGCGAACCCGTCCTGCTGCGCGGCCTGGGCCTCAACTTCTTCGACCACATGGCGCTGTTCACGGCCGGGCGTGGCGGGACGTTCGCCCGCGAGGACGGGAAACTGGTCTACCGCGCCTCCGGCCGTGAGCCGAAGCTCTACGCGTTCTCCCGGCGCGGCATCCCATACCACGCGCGGGGTGAGAACGAGAAGGGCGCTTACGGCCGTTACTTCCCCAAGCTGCTCACGGCCGAGTACATCGCGGGCCTGCGCGACCGCGCCGAAAGCGGTGAGCCGGTGCGCTTCGGCGCCGACCTGTGGCCGCTGATCGCCCGCGAGGTGGAGAGCGTCTACTACGCCACCCTCCTGCGCTCCCTGGACCGCACCGAGGAGGCGGAGCCCTTCGCCGACCGTTTCCTGGCGCTGGAGAAGGAGGACGAGCGGGGGGAGCTGCTGGAGGCGTTCGGGATCGGTGGGGAGGTGCGCTGGAGCTGGGAGCGGTTGTCGCGGCCTTACGGGGAGCGGGAGTTCTCCGGTCGTGGGGAGTTCCAGGCGTGGCTGCTGGAGTATCTGGCGGCGGATGTGCGGGCGGCGCGTGAGGGGAATGTGAGCGGGCCGCTGAAGGCGGCGCTGGACGTGATGCGGGATCTGCGCAACGAGATCCGGCTGGCCGTGGACCACGGCGGCCTGGAGGGCACCTCGCACCGTGATGATCTGGAGGGCTGGTACACGCCGCTGAACGCGTTCTTGTCGATCGGGCCGCCGGCGTCGCGGATCGAGGAGATGATCGCGCTGATCGAGGCCGGGGTGCTTCAGGTGACGGGGCCGGGGACGGTGGTGCGGATCGACACCGCGGACGCGGCGTTCGTGGCGTCCTCCACGGTGGTGCCGGGGCCCGCGGTGCGGGCGCGGACGCTGGTGGAGGCGCGGCTGCCGGAGCCGGACCTGCGGCGGACGGCTGATCCCTTGCTGCGGCATTTGTTGAACACTGACCAGATCACGACTTTCCGTATCGACGCGGCGTCGGGTACGAGTTATGAGACAGGCGGTCTCGCTGTCACGGAGCGGCCGTACCACGTGATCGACGGGAGGGGCCATGCCCATCCGCGGCGCTTCGCCTACGGCGTCCCGACCGAAGCGGTGCACTGGGTGACCGCGGCCGGTATCCGTCCCGGGGTCGACTCCGTCACCCTCGGCGACTCCGACGCCATCGCCCGCGCCGTCCTCACCCTCCCGCCCGTCGCCCACGTACCCCTCGCCCTGCGCCGCGAGGTCGCCGACGCGGAACTGACGGGCGTGATCGTATGACCGGCCCGGTACCCGGCACGGGCGGGGAGGCCCCGGAGACCCCCGAGACCCCGGAAGCCGTGGACCCGCTCACCGACAGCGGGCTCCTCTCCCCGGTGCGGGCGGGCACGCCCGCCGAGGCGGAGACCGGCGACCGGGCGTGGCTCCAGGCCATGCTCGACGCCGAGGCCGCCCTGGCCAGGGCACAGGCCCGGCTGGGCACCGTGCCCGGCACGGCGGCGGACTCCATCACCCGGGCCGCCCGCGCCGGCCACCTCGACCCGCGCGCCCTCGCCCTCGCGGCCCGTGAGACGGCCAACCCCGTCGTCGGCCTCGTCAAGGCGCTCACCCTGCACGTCGCGGCGCACGACCCGCAGGCGGCCGAGTACGTCCACCGCGGCTCCACCAGCCAGGACATCCTCGACACCGCCACCATGCTCGTCGCGCACCGCGCCCTGGGCCTGCTGCGCGCCGACCTCACCCGTATCGCCAAGGCCCTCGCGCACCTCGCCGACCGGCACCGCGACACGCTGATGGCCGGGCGGACCCTCGGCCTGCACGCGGTGCCCACCACCTTCGGGCTCAAGGCCGCGGGCTGGCGGCAGCTGGTGCTCGACGCGGGCCGCCGCGTCGAGCACGTCCGGCGCCATCTGCCGGTCTCCCTGGGCGGCGCCGCCGGAACGCTCGCCGGGTACCTCGAATACGCCCGTCTCGAAGGCACCGACGACCCCGGCTACCCCGGCCGGCTCACCGCCGCGTACGCCGACGAGACCGGCCTCGCCCGCCCCGCGCTCCCCTGGCACACCCTGCGCACCCCGCTCGCCGACCTGGCGGCCGTCCTGTCCTTCACGACCGGCGCCCTCGGCAAGATCGCCACGGATGTGCTGACGCTCACCCGCACCGAGATCGCCGAACTCGCCGAGCCCGCCACCGCCGGCCGGGGCGCCTCGTCCGCCATGCCGCAGAAGCAGAACCCCGTCCTCGCCACGCTCGTCCGCAGCGCGGCCCTCCAGGTCCCGCACCTGGCCGCCGGGCTCACCCAGAGCCTCCTCAGCGAGGACGAGCGCGCGGCGGGCGTCTGGCAGGCCGAGTGGCAGTTCCTCCGCGAGGCCCTGCGGCTGACCGGGGGCGCCGCCCACACGGCCGTC from Streptomyces albireticuli carries:
- a CDS encoding class-II fumarase/aspartase family protein — its product is MTGPVPGTGGEAPETPETPEAVDPLTDSGLLSPVRAGTPAEAETGDRAWLQAMLDAEAALARAQARLGTVPGTAADSITRAARAGHLDPRALALAARETANPVVGLVKALTLHVAAHDPQAAEYVHRGSTSQDILDTATMLVAHRALGLLRADLTRIAKALAHLADRHRDTLMAGRTLGLHAVPTTFGLKAAGWRQLVLDAGRRVEHVRRHLPVSLGGAAGTLAGYLEYARLEGTDDPGYPGRLTAAYADETGLARPALPWHTLRTPLADLAAVLSFTTGALGKIATDVLTLTRTEIAELAEPATAGRGASSAMPQKQNPVLATLVRSAALQVPHLAAGLTQSLLSEDERAAGVWQAEWQFLREALRLTGGAAHTAVELTEGLTVHAGRMRENLGLTGAPVVSERLAAVLAPHLGKASAKALLTAASTEADRSGRPLSTVLAEAPELKGRCTEAELAALCDPADYTGAAGALTDRALRP
- a CDS encoding FAD/NAD(P)-binding protein, with the protein product MSGNHMEICVVGVGPRGLSVLERLCANERATPTHTAVTVHVVDPSAPGAGTVWRSDQSRELLMNTVSSQITVYTDDSARIEGPVEPGPSLYEWARGLAALADAGRAPDHDEETLAEARRLGPDTYPTRAFYGRYLHDSFLQVVARAPGHVTVRVHRSRAVAMADTEGVPGGPQGIRLEDGTRLNQLDAIVMALGHVPAHLSPREARTSSLARIHHLNYVTPANPADLDLSGVRGGEPVLLRGLGLNFFDHMALFTAGRGGTFAREDGKLVYRASGREPKLYAFSRRGIPYHARGENEKGAYGRYFPKLLTAEYIAGLRDRAESGEPVRFGADLWPLIAREVESVYYATLLRSLDRTEEAEPFADRFLALEKEDERGELLEAFGIGGEVRWSWERLSRPYGEREFSGRGEFQAWLLEYLAADVRAAREGNVSGPLKAALDVMRDLRNEIRLAVDHGGLEGTSHRDDLEGWYTPLNAFLSIGPPASRIEEMIALIEAGVLQVTGPGTVVRIDTADAAFVASSTVVPGPAVRARTLVEARLPEPDLRRTADPLLRHLLNTDQITTFRIDAASGTSYETGGLAVTERPYHVIDGRGHAHPRRFAYGVPTEAVHWVTAAGIRPGVDSVTLGDSDAIARAVLTLPPVAHVPLALRREVADAELTGVIV